GGTCATTAAGGTTTTCGGGGGCGCAAATATCTATATAGTATAATATAAATAATATTTATATTATACTATAGTTCTTAATGACATTTGCATTCTCTTAATGACCCTTAATGACACGCTTTGCACCATCTGCATATTCTTCATCAGAAGCGCAGCAAGTTACTCCTGCAAGAAACGTGTAAAAATAGCATTGGGTTAAATTGCAATATATCAACCACTTACGCCATTTTTACCATCTTATTTCCGTAAAAACTTGATTTCGGCTTTAAAATTTCGTATCTTTGCACCGGCAATCGAAAGAACAGCCTTTTGTGCCTCAGGGCGGTCATCATAGAAGACCGCAGCGGGTCTTAAATGATGGCAGGCGCCGGTCATCAATGAAGACCAGAAAAAGCACAGAAAACGGGGCTTTCTGGGTAGTTGTGATTTTATAGAACTCTTAAAACGAAACAGAGTATGATTAACTACAGCATCGTAATGCGCAGCGTGAACGCAAACCTTTTGGAGATCAACCAGGCAAAGTCACGCATCAACCAGGCTAAGCAGGAGGGTAAGAATCCTGACCAGAAGGACCTTGACCTCGTGAAGACCGAGAAGCAGAATGCGTTCGCCATCTCGCAGTATACCGATGTGATGACCATCGAGAAGTTTGCCAAGCACATCACTTCTCACGGCAGTGTGTATTCAAGAGCTGACATCAGCGCCATCCTCTACATGGCAGTAGACTGCATGAGAGAGATGCTGCTCGAAGGCAAGAAGATTCGTCTGGGCGACCTGGGTGACTTCTCTCTCCTGCTCGGCTCCAAGGGCGCAGAGACTGCCGACAAGTTTACGGCGCAGAACATCACCCAGGTGAAGGTTCAGTGGGAGCCTGGCAAGGAGTTCAAGAACCTGCTCGACGACGCCGAGTTTAACCTCGTGGCTAGCCGCAGCGCCCAGGCTGCTGTGCTCAAGGCCATCAAGGAGGGCAAGACCAACGTTGACCTCAACCTGCCTATCGACCCTGATGGTGGCGACGACGGCAACGGCGGAAGCACCACTACTGGCGGCGGAAGCAATGCTGGTGGCAGCGGAACCACCGGCACCGAGGGCAGCGGAACCACCGGTTCTGAAGGCGACAACAAGGGTGACACGGGTACTTCCGGCGGCAATACCGACGGCGGTTCTAACGGCGACAACGAGCACATTACTCTCTAGCCGATAAGAGAGTGCCATAAATATCTTGCCTAGAGTATAATAAGGCACGGATTACACGGATAACACGGACTTATGGCACTCTTGTAAATAAAGCCGATTATAAAACTCATCAAGAACCCGTATAATTGTGAAAAAAATCCGTGTAATCCGTGTAATCCGTGCCTAAAAAATAAAAGATGATGAAAAAGGAAACCTGGAAAATGGTGATTCAGATAGCCATCAGCATCCTGACGGCCATCGCCACCTCGCTCGGCGTAACGAGCTGCATGTAAGCAACAATCCCAAAAGTGTCATTAAGGGTCAGTGTCATTAAGGGTCATTAAGCAAAAACGAGATAACAGGCGCAACCTGTTACCTCGTTTTTTTGTATAGATGAAATTTTTGATTTAGCTTACACGATTCAACTTCTTGATGATAGAGAAGATGAAGAGAGCAGATACAAGGCAGATGCCGGCAAGAACACCCCAAATGGTGATGAGGTTGAAGTTCTGACCCCACATGATACCTGGTACCATGACCAGCTGGTTACCGATGGCTGTGGCACCGAACCAGAGACCCATCATCAAACCTGCATACTTTGGAGGAGCTACCTTCGATACAAACGAAATACCGATTGGAGAAAGTAGAAGCTCGGCAAAGGTAAGGATAAGATAGGTAGAGATGAGGAGGTTGGCGCTAACACGTGTACCCTCAGTAGCAGGATCACCCTGCGCCAAAGGAAGCTCCAAGCCCATTGAACCTACTGCCATCCATACGAAACCGAGAGCGGCTACGAGCATACCCAAACCTATCTTCTCAGGAGATGTTGGCTCCTTGCCAATCTTGTTGAGCCAAGAGAACAAGGCTACACTCACTGGTGTCAATGCCACTACGTAGCATGGGTTGAACTGCTGGAAGATAGGAGCCTCAACTTCTACCGCACCCTCAAGGTTGCTATACTTATAGAAGAGGAACGCGATGGCTGCAACGATTACGCCGAACGAAATGCCCTTACCCTTGCCAGTCTTGCTCTGTGCCAATCCGAAGCATCCGTAAACCACGAAGATGCAGGCCACGAGGTTGGTAACATCGAATGCCATTGACTGCAGACCCTCTGAAGTCTTCTGAGTATAGTCGCGGGCAAAGAGTGTCAATGTATTACCGTTCTGATGGAAAGCCATCCAGAAGAAGATAACCACGGCGAATACGAGACAGAGGCAGATGATGCGCTCCTTGGTCTCTGCCTTGGAAAGCTCGTTGGTCTCCTTGGCAGGAGTCTTATCGTCCTTGCTCTTGTTCTCAGAAGCAAGCACGTGCTTGTAGGTGGAGCTGAAGGCATAGTAGATGGCGATACTGATGATGAGCGAAGCACAAGCCACGGCGAATGCGAAGTGGTATGAATCCGCCACTGATACGCTCAGACTCTCCTGCGCCCACTTCATGATCTTGATGGCTGCAGTAGGAGCAAACATGGCGCCGATGTTGATAGCCATGTAGAAAAGCGAGAAACCGGAATCACGGTTGCTGGAATACTGTGGCTCGTCGTAGAGGCGACCTACCATCACCTGCAGATTACCCTTGAACAATCCGGTGCCCAGGGCGATGAGGATAAGCGAAACGCCCATGGCGGCTACAGCAACGGTGTCCTTGCCAAGAGGAAGAGAGAGGACCAGATAGCCGATGAACATGATGAAGATACCCGTGGTAACCATACGTCCGAAGCCAAACTTGTCGGCTGCAATACCACCGATGATAGGCAGGAAGTAAACCATCATCAGGAATGTGGAGTAGATAGTACTTGCCAATCCGGTTTCAAAACCGAAGTTGGCCTGCAAATAGAGCAAGAACACAGCAAGCATGGTGTAATAGCCGAAACGCTCACCCGTGTTTGCCAAAGCTAAGGCCCATAGACCTTTTGGTTGATTCTCAAACATAATTTTTTATTTTTTTCTATTATTTATTATTTAGTTATTCTTTTCTCGCAATTTCCGTGCAAAGATACACATTTTTTTCGATATTTCAAACTTGTTGCATCAAAAACCTAACATAAAATACCATTTTTATATTCAAAAACGGCTAAATTTCTAAAATACAGACAAATCCTGCAAAAGTTTTCCATTTCTATTACAACAAGATTGCATTTTTTTTTGTAACTTTGCAGCCCGAAACCGTAAAGGTGGATTCCGACAGTATTATAAGATAAAAACAAAATAGAAAGGTAAAAGGATATTTATGAGACAACTTAAGATTAGCAAGAGTATTACCAACCGTTCCAGCGAAGCACTTGACAAGTACTTGGTGGAGATTGGTCGAGAACCTATGGTCTCTATCGACGAGGAGATTGAGCTGGCCCAGAAGATTCGCAAAGGCGGACGCGAGGGTGAGCG
The Segatella copri DNA segment above includes these coding regions:
- a CDS encoding HU family DNA-binding protein; translation: MINYSIVMRSVNANLLEINQAKSRINQAKQEGKNPDQKDLDLVKTEKQNAFAISQYTDVMTIEKFAKHITSHGSVYSRADISAILYMAVDCMREMLLEGKKIRLGDLGDFSLLLGSKGAETADKFTAQNITQVKVQWEPGKEFKNLLDDAEFNLVASRSAQAAVLKAIKEGKTNVDLNLPIDPDGGDDGNGGSTTTGGGSNAGGSGTTGTEGSGTTGSEGDNKGDTGTSGGNTDGGSNGDNEHITL
- a CDS encoding peptide MFS transporter, with the protein product MFENQPKGLWALALANTGERFGYYTMLAVFLLYLQANFGFETGLASTIYSTFLMMVYFLPIIGGIAADKFGFGRMVTTGIFIMFIGYLVLSLPLGKDTVAVAAMGVSLILIALGTGLFKGNLQVMVGRLYDEPQYSSNRDSGFSLFYMAINIGAMFAPTAAIKIMKWAQESLSVSVADSYHFAFAVACASLIISIAIYYAFSSTYKHVLASENKSKDDKTPAKETNELSKAETKERIICLCLVFAVVIFFWMAFHQNGNTLTLFARDYTQKTSEGLQSMAFDVTNLVACIFVVYGCFGLAQSKTGKGKGISFGVIVAAIAFLFYKYSNLEGAVEVEAPIFQQFNPCYVVALTPVSVALFSWLNKIGKEPTSPEKIGLGMLVAALGFVWMAVGSMGLELPLAQGDPATEGTRVSANLLISTYLILTFAELLLSPIGISFVSKVAPPKYAGLMMGLWFGATAIGNQLVMVPGIMWGQNFNLITIWGVLAGICLVSALFIFSIIKKLNRVS
- a CDS encoding smalltalk protein; amino-acid sequence: MMKKETWKMVIQIAISILTAIATSLGVTSCM